ACCCTAGCCGATCTCGCCAAGCCAACATCGAAAGCCGCACCCGAGCACAATAGCCTCCAAATCAACGCGGCCGAAGCACACGCAGATCCCGATGATCCCCACGCCGTACTGGATGCCCTCCAGGAAGCGTTAGCCCCCACCATGGAGCAAGTCGCCGACGATCTGATTGCCCCCATCCTGGCCATGTTCGAAACATGTTCTTCGTACGAAGAAGCCCAGGGCAAGCTGCTCACCCTCTGGCCCGATCTCAATACCGATCGGCTCCTGAACACCTTGTCCAAAGCGGATTTCTCCTCCCGCGTCTGGGGAGCCCT
The Desulfovibrio inopinatus DSM 10711 genome window above contains:
- a CDS encoding phage portal protein family protein, with product TLADLAKPTSKAAPEHNSLQINAAEAHADPDDPHAVLDALQEALAPTMEQVADDLIAPILAMFETCSSYEEAQGKLLTLWPDLNTDRLLNTLSKADFSSRVWGALNAEKPRKRNAK